The DNA window GACAGAGGGCAACAGGATAAAGTACCACAACGAGTACATCTGCGAGCGCTGTGCTGAGGACGAGCTGAAGAGGGAGCTCCGCTTCCGCTTCAAGAGCATAGCCATGTTCGACCAGGCCAAAAAGCTTCTTGACCACTTCCGCGACCTTGATAAAGTCCTCTACGCCTTCGACCCGCGCTTCGACCCGACCAAACATCCAGAGATAACCAAGTGGGACGAGCTCAAGGCCAAGCACGTTAAAGTCGAGAAGATCAAGATGGACGAGCTTCCAGTCCCGGAGAATTTCAAAGAAGTCCTGAAGGCGGAGGGAGTGAACGAGCTCCTCCCAGTCCAGAGCCTTGCAGTCAAGAACGGCCTCCTCGAGGGAGGAAACCTTCTCGTTGTCTCCGCAACGGCCAGCGGGAAGACCCTGATAGGCGAGCTGGCGGGAATACCGAAGGCGATGAAGGGCAAAAAGCTCCTCTTTCTAGTTCCTCTGGTGGCACTGGCAAACCAGAAATACGAGGACTTCAAGAGGCGCTACTCCAAGCTCGGCCTCAGGGTGGCGATAAGGGTCGGCATGAGCAGGATAAAGACTAAGGACGAGCTGGTGGTCGTTGATACCGGCATAGATGCAGACATCATCGTCGGAACCTACGAGGGCATAGACTACCTCCTCAGAGCTGGGAGGAAGATAGGAAACGTCGGGACGATAGTGATAGACGAGATACACACCCTCGACGACGAGGAGCGCGGGCCAAGATTAGACGGCCTCATAGCGAGGCTGAGGAAGCTCTACCCGAAGGCCCAGTTCATAGGGCTTTCAGCTACAGTCGGCAACCCTGAGGAACTGGCGAAGGAGCTCGGGCTTAAGCTAGTTCTCTACGACGAGAGGCCCGTTGACCTCGAGAGGCACATAATCATAGTGAGGAACGAGAGCGAGAAGTGGAGGCACATAGCTAACCTGTGCAGGGCCGAGGCCATGAGGAAGTCGAAGCAGGGCTACAAGGGGCAGAGTATAGTTTTCACGTTCTCCAGGAAGAGGACGCACGAGCTGGCCGCTTACCTGACGAGCAAGGGGCTGAAGGCCAAGCCCTATCACTCTGGCCTTCCCTACAGGCAGAGAAAGCTTACGGAGATGGAGTTCTTGGCTCAGATGCTCGATGTGGTTGTTACGACGGCGGCCCTCGGGGCTGGTGTGGACTTCCCAGCGAGCCAGGTCATCTTCGAGAGCCTCGCGATGGGCAACAAGTGGCTCAGCGTTAGGGAGTTCCACCAGATGCTCGGGAGGGCGGGAAGGCCTCTCTACCACGAGAAGGGGAAGGTCTACCTTCTCGTTGAGCCGGGGAGAAAGTACTCCGCCCAGATGGAAGGCACCGAGGACGAAGTAGCCTTCAAGCTCCTGACTGCACCAATTGAGCCCGTTCAAGTGGAGTGGAGCGATGAGCTTGAGCAGGACAACGTTCTAGCTCATTCCTGCGTGTTCAACAGGCTGGATATCATCGAGGAAGTCCAGTCAAAATGTCTTGGAGCAAACCAGAGTGCAGAAAAAGTCCTCGAAAAGCTTGAGGAATTCGACTTCGTGAGGATAAAAAGACCGATCGTTGAGGTTACCCCCTACGGAAGGGCCGTCAGCATGAGCTTCCTCCTGCCAAAGGAGGCAACGTTCATCAGGGAGAACCTCGGAAAGAAGGAGGCGAGATGGATAGCGGTTAAGCTCCTTCCCTTTGAGAACCTATACCTGAGTGGAACCCTCCAGAGGGAGCTTGAGGGGGCTGTTAGAGGAAGGTTAAGTGCCAACGTCTTCTCACCGAGCTTCGCCTCGATCCTCGATGAACTCGATAAGGTGATTCCAGAACTGAGTCCTAACGCCGCCGAGAGGCTCTTCACGATCTATCAGGAATTCTTCATGTGTCCTGAGGAAGACTGCACCGAGTACGCGATGGAGAGGGTGAGCAACCTGATAATCGAGCTCAGGAGAAGTGGAAAGCATCCGACCCAGATAGCGGAGCACTTCAGAAAGGTCTACGCGCTGATAGTCTATCCGGGCGACGTCTTTACGTGGCTCGATGGAATAGTCAGGAAGCTCGAGGCCATCGAGAGGATAGCGAGTGTCTTCCACGCGAGGAGAACAGAGGAAGAAGCGAAGATACTGAAGAGGGAGATAGAAGAAGGAAGGACGATACGCTAACGCTCTGCCTCCCAGAGCCAGAGGTTGTTTCCCATATCTTTTCTTTCCAGCGGTTCCCCAACCAGTTCACCTATGTAGACCTCTGAGACGAAGACTTCTCCCCTGATGAGATGGCCGCCAAAGACCCTGCCCTTATCGTCACCGAGGGTCACGTGGAGGTGCGCGAACGGCTTTCCCTCCTTGAGGCTTATGTTACCGTTCAGGGAGAGAAGCTCGAAAGTGCCGCTGAGCTCGATACTCTTATACCTTTTCTCGTCCTCAGAATAGTATCCCACCACAGGGTTTCTCAGGGAGCCTATGCCCATGACGACTCCGGCCTTAATCCCCTTACTCTCAACAAAGCGGCTTATAGCCTCCAGAAGATCCTCCCCCTCAGGAACCCTGAAGAGGAACATTCGTCCGGGTTTGAACTCCATACTCTCACCTCAACCCTAATAAACCCAGGAAGCTTTAAACGCTTTGGGTGTGAGAGAATGAAAGCTGAAACCCTCATGAAAATCCTGCCGCAGATCGAGGAAATAGAAGGCGTTGACTTCTCCCAGTTCAATCCACCCTATCCTGGAGTGATAGATGCATTCAAGAAGTCTGGAAGGAAGGGCCTAGTTGAGTTCCAGAGGTTCGTTGAAGAGATTGGCCTTGGAAAGGAAGTAGTCAGGAGTTTCCTGGTGTCGCTCTTTCAGTACCTGCTCATCCGCTACCGCCGCTTCAATGAGTACACCGTCGTCAAGCCCGCAGTTAAGGTCTTCATAACCCTGAAGGGGTGGCTCAACGAGAACGGCTTTGAGAGGGACTGGGAAAAGCTCCTCTCGTCCTTCGTTGGATACCTCGTGAGCATGTTGCCGATGATAGTGGAGAACGAGGACTGCGAGACCGCCGGGGCGTACGCGGTTCTCATAGCGAAACTGGCCAAGGAAGCAATGGAGAAGTTCAACGATGAATACTACGACGAACTGTTTAAGGCCACGAATGAGATACTTAATGAGCTGAAGGAAAAATGCGGGACTGACGTCTCAGCAGTAGAAAAAGAAAAGGTCTGTTAGCGTTCGAGAGTTACCTCGGCGTAGCTCCTTGGATCTTCCCATATTCTTACCATTATCTTCCTCACGTTGGCTCCTGCCTTTTCTGCAATCCTCTCGGCGAACCATTCGGCGATGTACTCCGCCGTCACGTTGGGCTTATCAAGAATTACCACTTCATTCTCGGGCAGTTCGAGCCGCTTATTGTTTTTCTCAATGATGACAACTCCATCCCTGCGCTCTTTTACCCAGTCCTCACTTACCAGGATTCGGTGATCGAGGAGCTTGACGAGGTTGCTCAGGTGGTTGAAGTCGAATATCATGCCGCTTTCATTTAACTCGCCCCATACCTTGACGTCAACGTGGTAGGTGTGGCCGTGAATCCTAAGGCACTTGCTCTCGTAGGGCAGTGCGAGGAAGTGGGAGCTGTCGAAGTCCTTCTTCCAGCTTATCTTTCTCTCCACTATTCTGAAGTTCTCACTCATTTTCCCACCGTAAGCTAGAGGAGGCAATAAAGTTATAACCCTTGCTGACCAAAGCTGGGAAGGTGTTGAGATGCCGAGGGGTATGGGCTGGGGAAGAGGGCGAGGAAGAAGACGAAAGATGAGAATGATAGGGTTTATCCCGCAGGTTAGGCACTTCTATCCCGCTCATCCACCGGTATTCCAGCCTAAACCTCCGATTTTCATGACTTACGAGGAATTTGAGGCACTAAGGCTCGTCGATTACGAGAGACTAACCCAAGAAGAGGCCGGTCAGAGAATGGGCGTCTCAAGGGGCACGGTATGGAGGGCATTGACGTCGGCAAGGAAAAAGGTCGCACAGATGCTCGTCGAGGGCAGGGAGCTTATAATCCTCCCTGGGGGGAATGAGGTTCCAAGGGGAGCCGATGAGTAAAGCCTGTAACAAGCTTGTGTTGACTAGATTTAACCTTCCGCGTCTTCTCTTGAGTATTCATGGCATTTAATTGCACTTTAGATCTTATTAGGGCAACCTAAAATTCCCTTGCAGATTCATCTCTCAGATTTTTAGGTGAGATGTTACGTAAGTTATTTGTTAATACTTTGAATTGATTAGAATTTTGTTGAATTTGTTAAAAATTCGATTATATATTTCTCAAATTTATAAAGTAAAAATTATCTTTATATAAAAGGATAAAAATTACTTTTAATATAAATTACAAAACCAAGAATTTTTACCATATTAAATTGTTCAAATAAGAATAACTAACAGTTGTAGAGAACTATTGGGGAAGGAATGGAAGACCAAGGCAAAAACAACGACTAATTTAGTGCACTCTCCAAAATTCGGGAAGTTGACTAAATAAGCCCCGGCTATTATACAATCAATTTTTAGTTACAATTAAAAGTAGTCATAAAGACAGGAGAAGTTGATGCGAAGGGCATCACTAATGCAACAATACTCTACATCTTCAAAAAACAACACAGCACAGCTCATTGTCGGGATGTGATTTGAATTGGGGGCATTGGGAAAAGAAACATGCTTCTCAGGTCAAAGAGGGGATTAACCTGACTACGGAAATCGCCCACACCAGCTTAGAGAGCTAAATCTTGGAGCATATACGAATCCGAATTCTTTATGAAAACCCGAGAAGACGAGACAACAGACCGCAGACCAGTGCGGCATGTGCGTCATCGACTACACTTTTATTGACTACGCGAGGGATAACATCTGCCTCCCAATGTCACCAAGTTCTCCACGTTTCTTCTCTCTTCTCTATCTATCTAATGGTGTATTTTATTGATCATCAGTTTGTCATATAAGGTACATTATATGACAAGTTAAGGCACAAAAATGAGCACCCAACGGAGCACCCAAGCATCTAAGAGAATAGAAAGGAAACAAAGCTTATTAGATTTTGGAAGAAATCCCGCAGAAAGCTCTCACGGAATTAAACAGGGAGTAGTGGATAGAAGGCCTGCCCTCATCATCCCGGGCTGTAGCTATGGAATCTACAAACTCCACCTCCAAAAAGAACCTCCTTACACAGCGGGATTTCTTGTATCTCCTGCTCAGCCAGTCAATTTCAAAAATCGCTGAATACCTCTTTTTTGTTGGTGTAGTCTTCTATGTCTACAACCACTCATCCACCGCAGACACTTCAGGGATATTCATGGCAAAAACGCTGTCGCTTTTACGGCTCTCGCGTCCATTAAGAAGCTCAATGAAGTCGAAACGCCTATTTTAGGCAGAATTACAGATTAATAGAAGATATAAAAGTGGGACTAGTATTTGTGAGAGCATCTAGTTACGTGTTGGCGCTCCTTCTGATCTCAGGGGGCTTATGGTAGGGGGAGGAATAATAAACGTGCTTTTAGTTCCTTATTCGGCAAGCTTATCGGCTTCAGCTGAGGTTGGGTACGGTGTCCTGCTTACGGCCATGGGGCTGGGTTCTTTATCGGGAGCTTTCTAATGGGTCTTGTAGGCGACAGGTTCTCCAATGAGACAACGTTCATCGCTAGCCTCTTTATGGCGGCACTCGCTCCAATAATGTGGAACCAGGTGAGCTATCTGCCCAGGCGGCGGTTATAGAGGTCTTCAACGGCGTTGCAAACAGCATGTTTAACATCTCCCTTCAGACGCTGTTCCAAAAGACCGTCCCATCTAACCTGCTGGGAAGAGTTTTATCGCTCGATTATTTCATAACCTCAGCTTTCTTGCTCATCTCCATAGGGGTTGGAGGAGTGCTTGCGGACAAAATTGGAGTGAGCACAATGCTTCTCATAGCAGGTATCCTGGAGATTATTACAGTCCTTATTGCATTTTGGGTTATTGAGTATCTCGGGAGAGACCAATAACTACCTTTCATTGTAATGGAAAACTGGTCGTGTAATAGCCGGCTTCCCATGCAAATAGTTGGTATTATCTGCATCCAACTATTTCCCGAAACTAAACGCACACTTTTGTTTATTTAATATCGAGGAGTAGTATAAATTTGCCATTTTTTACTACTAACAATACTTATTAAAAACTTTTGATTATTTTAATATATTAGAGAATTTTAAATCTTAATTTGAATTAAATGTTTTATAGTGATATTATGGACTAATGCTTATATCAATGAAAATAAACAAAAGTAAATTTTTAAATTTAAGAATATAACGCGTAACAATTCACCGGAAAATCTGAGAGATAGATTGTAGCAAGAACCGCAAGAGGACACTCAAAGAAAAGGACAGCAAAAGGGTCAAAAAAAATAAATTACTGGTCTTTAGAGGCTTCTTCCCTTTCTTTCTCCTCTATAAATGCTATTACGTTGTCCACTATCTGCGGCGCAAGTCCAATGTAATTCTCCGGCTTGAGGGACTCCACGTCCTCTTCACTCAGGTACTTCATGGCCTCTTCGCTCTCCCTGACGACCTCAAGGAGATCCCTCTTCTCATAGAACGCTTTCATGGCCAGCTGTCTAACGAGTTCATGGGCCTCTTGTCGCCCCATACCCTTCTCAGTCAGCTTCAGCATCAGCGGCTCGGCCATTATGAGGTTGTTGGTGAGGTATAAGTTCCTCTCAATGTTCTCTGGGAAGAACTCAAGGCCCGAGAGAACCTTTATCATGCTCTTCAGCATCTCGTCGAGGAGGACAAAGCTCTCCGGTAGAATAACGCGCTCTACTGAAGAATTTGTCAGATCCCTCTCATGCCAGAGCGGGTTGTTTAGGAGAGCCGGAATCACGTTGGAGTAGAGAACCCTAGCTAAACCGCTCACCTTCTCGCTCCTTATCGGGTTCCTCTTGTGCGGCATGGTTGAAGAGCCCACCTGCTTCTTTCCAAAGGGTTCGCTGACCTCAAGTATTTCTGTCCTCTGGAGGTTTCTGATTTCGAGGGCTATCTTGTCGAGGGTTGAGGCTATGAGGGCGAGAACCATCATGAGCTCGGCGTAAACGTCCCTCTGGATTATCTGGTTGCTTATCCTGGCGGGCTTGAGTCCAAGGTCTTCCATGACCAACTTCTGTATTTCAAGGCCCTTCTCCCCAAAGCTGGCCATCGTTCCGACTGCACCGCTCATCTGACCAACAAGGACCCTCTCCTTGAGCTGGTTGATCCTGTCTATGTGCCTCTGCACCTCGTCCAGCCATATGGCGAACTTCATGCCATAGGTTGTGGGTACTGCATGCTGGCCGTGCGTCCTTCCAATGCAGACAGTGTACTTGTGCTCCCTCGCGAGCTTCTTGAGTATTGAGCGGAGCGTCTTCAGGTCTCTCTCGACTATCGCGAGGCTCTCCCTTATTAGAAGAGCGTTTGCGGTGTCTATTATGTCGTTTGAGGTTGCCCCAAGGTGGACGTACTTTCCGTGCTCGCCGCAGACTTCGCTCAAGGCCTTTACGACGGCCATGATATCGTGGTGTATCTCTGATTCAATCTCTTTGACCCTCTCAAGCTTCACCCACTTTGTGTTAGCCCTTTCAGAGATTACGCGTGCGCTCTCCTCTGGGATGTTCCCGACCTTCGCGTGTGCCCTCGAGAGGGCGGCCTCAACGTCTAGGAGCTTCTGGAGTTTGTTCTCTTCGTCCCAAATGCGCCTCATCTCCTCGCTCCCATAGCGGTAGTCAATCGGATGAACGGCCATTTTATCACCATGTTCAAGTCAATTTTTCCTTCTTAAAATGTTTATGTTGTCACAATTTTGTAAATCCCGAGTTGGGAGATTACTCAGAGCCTCTTGGAGGTGTCAATTTTGTTTCCCGCTGAGTGAAAACGACCGAAAAGTATTTAACCCCATCTCGGCGATAGCCTAACGACAAAACTTCCGGAGGTGCCAGAAATGGCTGAGGAGCACGTTGTCTACATTGGAAAGAAGCCGGTTATGAACTACGTCCTCGCCGTGATAACCCAGTTCAACGAGGGCGCCAAGGAGGTCAGCGTTAAGGCTCGCGGTAGGGCTATCAGCAGGGCCGTTGACGTCGCCGAGATCGTCAGGAACAGGTTCCTCCCAGAGGTCAGGGTTAAGGAGATCAAGATCGGTACCGAGGAGCTTCCGACTGCCGACGGCAGGACCGCCAACACCTCAACCATCGAGATCGTTCTCGAGAAGCCGTGAATTTGATCCCTTTCCTTTTCCTTAAACGCTTCAGTTTTTCTTGAAGTTCTGGAAATTCTTATAACCATCTGCTCGAATTCTCCACGGTGAACCTTTTGGACTACGAGGTCATTGACATTCATGACGAGCGCACTAAGGAGCTAGCTCAGATACTCTCAAACGAGAAGGCACTTTCGATATTAAGGCTGATTGAGGAGAAACCTCGTTCAATTAGCGAGATTTCCCAGGAGCTTGGGATTCCCATATCAACGGTCTCTTATCACATAGACCGAATGCTTAAGGTCGGGCTCGTAGAAGTAGCCGGTAAGAAGTACGGAAGGCGCCTTCAGGAGGTAAAGCTGTACAGGGCTTCAAGCAAACCGATACTGATTCTCCCGGGAGGGAAAAAGGAGCACAGGACGTGGGAGAAGCTCCGCGTCATAAACCTCGCCGTGAGTGCCGCTGTCTCTATGGGTGTGTACCTTGCGGCCAAGCTCCTGAGGGAGGGGAGCAAAGGGCAGTCCGAGACCGTTAGAACCCTTACAGTGAAAACTGCCCCGGAGGTATCAAAAACTTCTACCGACTGGGCCGCTATTCTTATTTCAGTCTTAACGTTCATCCTCGTATTTGGTGTTTTAGAGTACCGTTTCCGGAAACTTTTTTAAGAGACCGTGAGGATTTTCGCTTGAGAGGTGGTAACATGGCAGAGATCACCGTGGGACAGGTTGTCAAAAGGAAGGCAGTGCTCGTTAGGCCGGACGATACCATACACAAGGTTGCCAAGATACTCGCCCGCAACAAGGTGGGCAGTGCTGTGGTCGTTGATGAGAACGAGGAGATAGTTGGAATAATAACCGACCGCGACATCCTCGACAAGGTCGTTGCCAAGGGTAAGGATCCAAAGAAGGTTCTCGTCAAGGAAGTTATGACGAAGAAGCCGGTTACGATAGAGGACGACTACACGATCCAGGATGCCATAGACAAGATGATGGACAAGGGCATAAGGAGGCTCCTTGTCACTAGGGTCGGGAAGCCGATAGGCTTCGTTACCGCCGCTGACCTTCTGGCCGCGCTCAACAGCATGAACAGCGAAGAGGAAGAAGAGACCGAGGAAGAAACGGAAGTCTACGGTATCTGTGAGATATGCGGCCAGTACGGGCCGCTCTACAAGGTGTACATCGAAGGGCAGGAAAAGTGGGTCTGCGAGAGCTGTAAGGATGAGCTCAACCTCTGATCCCCTTCAGCTCTTTCATTACCCTGTCCAGGATTATCCCGAATTCCGCGTTCCTGTTCTCAAAGCTCAGAGTGTGGACTTCTCCCAGGGGCCTGAACCTGTCAACGAACTTTCTGTGAACCACCGCCAGGAGCGGTTTCTCTGACTTCAGGACTTCCCCAACTGCCCTGATGAACTCATCGCTTTTGTATTCCATCGGGCCGATTTCGTCTATGACTATCAGGTCCGCTTCGACGATCGCCCTCCTTATGGCTGGAACCGCCACCCGGTCTATCTCGTCAACGTGGACGACGTACTTTCCGAAGGGAACTCCTGGAAGGTGTGAAGTTCCCCTGATGCTCGCCAGCGTTCCCTCTTCACCGAGGTCGAGGGCGGTTATCTTGAATCCTATGCGTCTTCCACCCCTCCTTACTTCCCTCGTTATCATCCCGCCTACGATGTAGCCCCAGCGGTCAACTTCTTTAGCCACCCTCTCAACGTGTGTTGTTTTGCCGACTCCTGCAGGACCGGTAACGAATATTCTCAAGGCCATTTCACTCACCGAAGGAGCTTTAAGTTCCTCCCTTAAACCCTTTGGGGTGGTGCTCATGGAGATAAGGTACAGGCCAGAGGAACTCACGAGGCTTCCCCGGAGCGTTAGGTACGAGAAATGGAAGGTCATAATGATAGACCAGACCCTCCTCCCGAGGGAGTTCAAGGAGATAGAGCTTAGAACAGTTGATGAGGTCGCAGATGCCATAATTACCATGAAGGTGCGCGGTGCTCCGGCTATAGGTGCAGCTGCCGCCTTTGGTTTAGCTCTCTACGCTGACACCTCCAAGGCCAAGACCAAGGACGAGTTCATAGACGGCTTCTACACGGCCTACGACAGGCTTAAGAACACAAGGCCAACCGCCGTTAACCTCTTCTGGGCGCTCAACAGGGTGAAGAACCTCGTGGAGGAGCACATGGAGGACAGCCCAGATGAGATAAGAAAACTAATCGTTGCCGAGGCGCAGAAGATAGCGGACGAAGACGTTGAGGCCAACTTGAGGATGGGTCACTACGGTGCCGAGGTTCTTCCAGAGGGGAACGTCCTAACCCACTGCAACGCGGGAAGCCTGGCCACCGTTCAGCTTGGAACCGTTGGCGCCGTTTTGAGGGTCATGCACAGGGATGGGACGCTAAAGCTCCTCTGGGTGGACGAGACGAGGCCCGTTTTGCAGGGCGCGAGGCTTTCAGCATGGGAGTACCACTACGACGGAATCCCCCTCAAGCTCATAACCGACAACATGGCGGGCTTCGTGATGCAGCAGGGCAGGGTCGATGCGATAATCGTCGGAGCCGACAGGATAGTCGCCAACGGGGACTTCGCCAACAAAATAGGAACCTACAGCCTGGCAGTCCTCGCAAAGGAGCATGGGATACCTTTCTTCACTGTTGCGCCGCTCTCGACGATAGACATGAGCCTGAAGAGCGGCGAAGAGATACCCATTGAGGAGAGGAAGCCTGAGGAAGTCCTCACTTGCGGTGGCTGTAAGATAGCTCCGGATGTGGACGTCTACAACCCGGCTTTCGACGTGACGCCCCACAAGTACCTGACCGGAATAATCACGGACAAGGGAGTAGTCTGGCCGCCCTTTGAGAGGAACCTCAAGAAGCTCTTCAAGAAGGACTGAATTTTTCGTTTCTTTTCACATCCCGTCCAGCCAGATGTTCACGAAGGAAACAACATGAGAGGCCAAATAGCTCTTCCGACCCACTCTTACTTTCTCCGCTATGTCCTCAAGGAAGCGCTCGTCCTCTTTGCTGAGGCCAAGGTGATCTCCGAGGACGAAGGCAGGATTCTGCGGGAACTCGACTTCCGTTATTGGCCTCCCATACTCGACGAGGTAGTAGAGCTTCGAGTCCTTCATGACCTTCCTCACGACGTCCTCGAACGTCATGTTGCTGACGTAGATGCCGGGAAGGACTTCGACTTCCTTCGAGGGTTCCCTGAGGTCTTTCCCAACTTCAAAGGCTTTCCTCAGAATCAAAGCTGTGCTCCTCTCGTCCGGGTTGAGACGAACCTTCAGCCTCGGCCCTTCAAAGTGGATCGTCTTCGGCGGATTTGGTTTTCCGTAGAGCGTCATGAAGACCCTGACATCTTTCCTTATCCCATGGGAGAGGAGGAAAGCGCTGTTTAGGAACCTGCAGAGCAGGTCGATCCTTCCCCCGGTTCCTGGTAGGTCTTTGAGCGAAAAGTCCGGTGAAGTCACGGCAGTGTTGGCCTTGAGTATGAACGTCCGCATGGGAAGAAATAGGGCCCAAGGATAGAAAAAGCCTTCGGAGAGGCCTAATCTGTAAGGGTTTTCTCCATTATCACGGCCCTCTCCCTGAAGCCCTTCTTTTTGTACCACTCCCTGGCCGGGTTGCCCAGTTCAACGCGCAGTGCAACCTTTCTGGCCCCGTTTTCCCTGGCCCACTCCTCAGCCCTCTCAAGGAGTGCCGTGCCTATCCCAATCCCCGGAAACAGGGTTTCTATGTCGTAAATGTAGGCAGATGGCACGAAGTCAACCGTGTCAACCTTGATGCAGACCCACACATGCCCGAGGTAGCGGCCGTATCTGTCCAGGGCAACGAAGAACTTGTGTCCACCTGTAGCCAGGAGCTCTTCTATCACCTTCGCGTAGTTCTCGCCGTATTCCTCGTCACTCAGCTGAAAGCGCGAAAAGGACCTGCTGATCCGCCTGTCGTTCTCAAATATCTCGTCGAGGTAGTCCTCGCCGTCGGTTACCGTAAAGTACCTGGCGGTCTCCTCAATCGGGGGGAGATTAATCTGCTTTTTCTTCAACAGCGCCATTCAGGGCATCCTCCCTCGTTATTCTCACCCATCTGTCGTCCTTTAGGTAAACGTAGCCCTTCGTGTACTCCTCAAAAATCCGGTAAAGCTTCTCTCTGAACTCCGGCGGGATGTTGTCGAAGTGAGAGTTCCTGTCATCGAAGTGGAGCATCTCAACGTGCCAGTGCGGCTTTCCTTCCAGAGGAAAGTCAGGATTTCTCTTTATCAGGTAAAGAGAGTGCTCCAGCTCGTCTCTGTCGAGCCTAACCAGACCTTTTTTCAACCTCTCGGGTAGGGTTTCGATGTGTTCGGGCTTGTACTTTATAATGGTTGGATCAATCCCGTTGGCAAGAAGGAAGGTCAGGATTCCGTTGCACTTGAAGCACTGGCCGCAGGGGACGTAGTCGTCGCCCTCCTTGTGGACTGAGTGGCAACTCCTCTGAAGTCTAAAGAGTTCGGGATAGCGGTTGTAGAGGATGCGCTCGACGATGAGGCCGGTTATGGGTCTCACAGCCGACCACTGCCTTATACCAAGGCCCCTCTCCTCGAACCAGGACGTCATGTACTTCTCAAAGGCCTGGCTCTGGTCGTAGGTGGCGTAGTAGTGAGGAATCCCGTGAAACTCGTAGGTGAGCCCGCGCGGGTCGTCGTACTCGTTGCCGAAGATTATGTTACCTGTCCCGTACCTGTGAATGAGGGGCAGGAAGGCGAAGGCATAGCCCTCAAAGAAGAAGAGCCTTATCGGATAGACCTCGGCCCTTGGCTTCCCGACGTTCTGGAGTATCTTCATGTTCTTCTCTATGAAGGTGTAGAGCCTGTCGGCATTGCTCCAGACGCGCTTTGTCTTCGGCTCGTTCTCCCTAAACCAGCGGTAGGCTGGGAGGGCAACGTGCCAGTGGGCACCGGATTCGTTGTAGAAGAAGGGATAGACCTCACAGCCGAGCTCCTTCATCAGGCCGTAGGTCAAGAGGCTCTCCTTTCCGCCAGAGAGCATCACGGCGCATCTGTTGTAGTCCGGCTCGAACTCGACCGGCTCCTCCTCTATTCCCTCCGGTATTACCTCGGCTAGCGGCTGTGGCTTAATCTCCTTCGGGATGAACTCCTCGCG is part of the Thermococcus stetteri genome and encodes:
- the purB gene encoding adenylosuccinate lyase translates to MAVHPIDYRYGSEEMRRIWDEENKLQKLLDVEAALSRAHAKVGNIPEESARVISERANTKWVKLERVKEIESEIHHDIMAVVKALSEVCGEHGKYVHLGATSNDIIDTANALLIRESLAIVERDLKTLRSILKKLAREHKYTVCIGRTHGQHAVPTTYGMKFAIWLDEVQRHIDRINQLKERVLVGQMSGAVGTMASFGEKGLEIQKLVMEDLGLKPARISNQIIQRDVYAELMMVLALIASTLDKIALEIRNLQRTEILEVSEPFGKKQVGSSTMPHKRNPIRSEKVSGLARVLYSNVIPALLNNPLWHERDLTNSSVERVILPESFVLLDEMLKSMIKVLSGLEFFPENIERNLYLTNNLIMAEPLMLKLTEKGMGRQEAHELVRQLAMKAFYEKRDLLEVVRESEEAMKYLSEEDVESLKPENYIGLAPQIVDNVIAFIEEKEREEASKDQ
- a CDS encoding ArsR/SmtB family transcription factor — translated: MNLLDYEVIDIHDERTKELAQILSNEKALSILRLIEEKPRSISEISQELGIPISTVSYHIDRMLKVGLVEVAGKKYGRRLQEVKLYRASSKPILILPGGKKEHRTWEKLRVINLAVSAAVSMGVYLAAKLLREGSKGQSETVRTLTVKTAPEVSKTSTDWAAILISVLTFILVFGVLEYRFRKLF
- a CDS encoding PPC domain-containing DNA-binding protein, yielding MEFKPGRMFLFRVPEGEDLLEAISRFVESKGIKAGVVMGIGSLRNPVVGYYSEDEKRYKSIELSGTFELLSLNGNISLKEGKPFAHLHVTLGDDKGRVFGGHLIRGEVFVSEVYIGELVGEPLERKDMGNNLWLWEAER
- a CDS encoding DUF134 domain-containing protein is translated as MPRGMGWGRGRGRRRKMRMIGFIPQVRHFYPAHPPVFQPKPPIFMTYEEFEALRLVDYERLTQEEAGQRMGVSRGTVWRALTSARKKVAQMLVEGRELIILPGGNEVPRGADE
- a CDS encoding 6-carboxytetrahydropterin synthase is translated as MSENFRIVERKISWKKDFDSSHFLALPYESKCLRIHGHTYHVDVKVWGELNESGMIFDFNHLSNLVKLLDHRILVSEDWVKERRDGVVIIEKNNKRLELPENEVVILDKPNVTAEYIAEWFAERIAEKAGANVRKIMVRIWEDPRSYAEVTLER
- a CDS encoding MFS transporter; amino-acid sequence: MEPGELSAQAAVIEVFNGVANSMFNISLQTLFQKTVPSNLLGRVLSLDYFITSAFLLISIGVGGVLADKIGVSTMLLIAGILEIITVLIAFWVIEYLGRDQ
- a CDS encoding CBS domain-containing protein, producing the protein MAEITVGQVVKRKAVLVRPDDTIHKVAKILARNKVGSAVVVDENEEIVGIITDRDILDKVVAKGKDPKKVLVKEVMTKKPVTIEDDYTIQDAIDKMMDKGIRRLLVTRVGKPIGFVTAADLLAALNSMNSEEEEETEEETEVYGICEICGQYGPLYKVYIEGQEKWVCESCKDELNL
- a CDS encoding DEAD/DEAH box helicase, whose translation is MLFVVRPGRKKNELEAFFIENEPEKLSQMQNLKADRIYRLIMREGRLFKVLEGSQYRNPKEIEKLLRQSRIVLVNADEWEDYFKRRLQNKRVEKAELCRLCLLEGKITVLTEGNRIKYHNEYICERCAEDELKRELRFRFKSIAMFDQAKKLLDHFRDLDKVLYAFDPRFDPTKHPEITKWDELKAKHVKVEKIKMDELPVPENFKEVLKAEGVNELLPVQSLAVKNGLLEGGNLLVVSATASGKTLIGELAGIPKAMKGKKLLFLVPLVALANQKYEDFKRRYSKLGLRVAIRVGMSRIKTKDELVVVDTGIDADIIVGTYEGIDYLLRAGRKIGNVGTIVIDEIHTLDDEERGPRLDGLIARLRKLYPKAQFIGLSATVGNPEELAKELGLKLVLYDERPVDLERHIIIVRNESEKWRHIANLCRAEAMRKSKQGYKGQSIVFTFSRKRTHELAAYLTSKGLKAKPYHSGLPYRQRKLTEMEFLAQMLDVVVTTAALGAGVDFPASQVIFESLAMGNKWLSVREFHQMLGRAGRPLYHEKGKVYLLVEPGRKYSAQMEGTEDEVAFKLLTAPIEPVQVEWSDELEQDNVLAHSCVFNRLDIIEEVQSKCLGANQSAEKVLEKLEEFDFVRIKRPIVEVTPYGRAVSMSFLLPKEATFIRENLGKKEARWIAVKLLPFENLYLSGTLQRELEGAVRGRLSANVFSPSFASILDELDKVIPELSPNAAERLFTIYQEFFMCPEEDCTEYAMERVSNLIIELRRSGKHPTQIAEHFRKVYALIVYPGDVFTWLDGIVRKLEAIERIASVFHARRTEEEAKILKREIEEGRTIR
- the albA gene encoding DNA-binding protein Alba; protein product: MAEEHVVYIGKKPVMNYVLAVITQFNEGAKEVSVKARGRAISRAVDVAEIVRNRFLPEVRVKEIKIGTEELPTADGRTANTSTIEIVLEKP